The following proteins are co-located in the Vicinamibacteria bacterium genome:
- a CDS encoding uroporphyrinogen-III synthase gives MTLPPLSGRCIVVTRPRHQSRPFAEALRSLGAKVIEAPAIRIAPPADYLAFDEALGRLASYDWVVFTSANAIETFFTRLSPRTPPRNVSFAAIGP, from the coding sequence ATGACCCTTCCCCCGCTTTCGGGACGGTGCATCGTCGTGACCCGGCCGCGTCATCAGTCACGGCCTTTCGCCGAGGCGCTTCGATCGCTCGGCGCGAAGGTCATCGAAGCCCCGGCGATTCGAATCGCGCCGCCCGCCGACTACCTCGCGTTCGACGAGGCGCTCGGTCGCCTCGCATCCTACGACTGGGTCGTTTTCACGAGCGCGAACGCCATCGAGACATTCTTCACTCGATTGTCTCCGCGTACTCCCCCTCGAAACGTATCGTTCGCGGCGATCGGACCCG